The proteins below come from a single Limnobaculum xujianqingii genomic window:
- a CDS encoding TerC/Alx family metal homeostasis membrane protein, with translation METTSLGFPIETVLVFIGIALAAIIIDLYAHRKDTVISLKSAVLWSLFWVATALVFGGYLYVHHGENVASLYITGYVLEKALSVDNLFVMMAIFSWFAVPDVYRHRLLYWGIIGAIVFRAIFVVIGTGLLVLGPWVEILFAIIVAFTGVMMLRSGGDDDEIEDYSSHFAYRFAKKLFPSYPKLAGNRFLLNQKELDTELAKPENSDLVGKIGKGMFYATPLFLCVVVIELSDVMFAFDSVPAVIAVSREPLIVYSAMMFAILGLRTLYFVLEAMKQYLVHLEKAIIALLFFIAAKLALNASAHLFGHGYTIDPTTSLFIVLGMLALGVLASLIWPEKEENDSESVS, from the coding sequence ATGGAAACAACTTCATTAGGGTTCCCTATTGAGACAGTTCTGGTCTTTATTGGTATTGCTCTGGCCGCAATCATTATTGATTTATATGCACACCGCAAAGATACCGTAATCAGCCTGAAAAGCGCGGTACTATGGTCGCTCTTTTGGGTTGCAACGGCATTGGTATTTGGTGGTTATTTATATGTTCATCATGGCGAAAACGTTGCCAGCCTCTATATCACAGGATATGTGTTAGAGAAGGCGCTCTCCGTTGATAACCTGTTTGTGATGATGGCTATCTTCTCATGGTTTGCTGTACCGGATGTTTATCGCCACCGCCTGCTGTATTGGGGAATTATTGGGGCGATCGTCTTCAGAGCTATTTTCGTGGTTATTGGTACCGGTCTGTTGGTACTGGGCCCTTGGGTCGAAATCCTGTTTGCGATTATCGTCGCCTTTACCGGGGTAATGATGCTACGCAGCGGTGGTGATGACGATGAGATTGAAGATTATTCATCGCACTTCGCCTATCGTTTTGCCAAGAAACTGTTTCCTTCTTATCCAAAACTGGCCGGTAATCGCTTTTTACTTAATCAGAAAGAGCTTGATACCGAGCTGGCCAAGCCAGAAAACTCAGATTTAGTGGGTAAGATTGGCAAAGGCATGTTCTATGCAACACCGCTATTTTTATGCGTGGTGGTGATTGAATTAAGTGATGTGATGTTTGCGTTTGACTCGGTGCCTGCGGTTATTGCCGTTAGCCGGGAGCCTCTGATTGTATATAGCGCTATGATGTTTGCGATTTTAGGCTTGCGTACTCTGTATTTCGTTCTGGAAGCGATGAAGCAATATTTAGTGCACCTGGAAAAAGCAATTATTGCGTTGTTATTCTTCATTGCGGCAAAACTGGCATTAAACGCATCGGCGCACTTATTTGGACACGGATACACCATTGATCCAACAACCAGTCTGTTTATCGTGCTGGGAATGTTAGCTCTTGGCGTGTTGGCGAGTCTGATTTGGCCTGAAAAAGAAGAAAATGATTCAGAGTCAGTATCTTAA
- a CDS encoding TerD family protein, translating to MAVSLSKGGNVSLTKEAPTMTKAMIGLGWDTRVTDGADFDLDASVFMVNEAGKVISDSGFIFFNNKTSPCGSVVHQGDNRTGEGDGDDEKVLITLDKVPEDVKKLVFSVTIHEAEKLKQNFGMVSSAYMRVVNNDNSQEIARFDLSEDASTETAMIFGELYKHGAEWKFKAIGQGFAGGLAALAIQYGVNI from the coding sequence ATGGCAGTATCATTAAGCAAAGGCGGTAATGTTTCTTTAACTAAAGAAGCACCTACAATGACTAAAGCAATGATTGGCTTAGGTTGGGATACTCGTGTTACTGATGGTGCAGACTTCGATCTGGATGCATCTGTATTCATGGTTAACGAAGCGGGTAAAGTGATCAGCGATTCCGGATTCATTTTCTTTAATAACAAAACCAGCCCATGTGGTTCAGTGGTTCACCAGGGTGATAACCGTACCGGTGAAGGCGATGGTGATGATGAGAAAGTGCTGATCACACTGGATAAAGTTCCTGAAGATGTGAAGAAGCTGGTTTTCTCTGTAACCATCCACGAAGCTGAAAAACTGAAGCAAAACTTTGGTATGGTTAGTTCGGCTTATATGCGCGTTGTGAATAACGACAATAGCCAGGAAATTGCACGTTTTGACCTGAGTGAAGACGCCTCAACGGAAACTGCAATGATCTTTGGTGAATTGTATAAGCACGGTGCAGAGTGGAAATTCAAGGCAATCGGACAAGGCTTTGCCGGTGGTCTGGCTGCATTAGCTATCCAGTACGGTGTAAACATTTAA
- a CDS encoding TerD family protein, giving the protein MAVSLSKGQGVSLKKNEFDLSSVTIGLGWDINEEKKGFFGSLMGKKSEDYDLDVAAFLCDENGKVRDLGNETNGRPTLINGDIVFFNSQKHKSGQIWLTGDNRTGEGDGDDEQIIAKLNTLSPEYAKIVFIVQIYKGQELKQNFGKVKNAYIRAVDAKNVEMARFNLSGGAEYANQCSLLFAELVREDSGWKLNAIGEPSPSDSFVSYLKDYV; this is encoded by the coding sequence ATGGCTGTTAGTTTAAGCAAAGGACAAGGCGTTAGTTTAAAGAAGAATGAGTTCGATTTATCTTCAGTAACCATTGGTTTAGGCTGGGATATCAACGAAGAGAAAAAAGGCTTCTTTGGTAGTCTGATGGGTAAAAAAAGCGAAGATTACGATTTAGATGTTGCTGCCTTCTTATGTGATGAGAATGGCAAAGTCAGAGATCTGGGTAACGAAACCAATGGCCGCCCGACATTAATTAATGGCGACATTGTTTTCTTTAACAGCCAGAAACATAAATCAGGCCAAATCTGGTTAACCGGCGATAACCGTACCGGTGAAGGCGACGGTGATGATGAGCAAATCATTGCTAAATTAAATACCCTGAGCCCGGAATACGCCAAAATTGTATTTATTGTACAGATCTACAAAGGTCAGGAGTTAAAGCAAAACTTTGGCAAAGTGAAGAACGCCTATATTCGCGCAGTTGATGCCAAAAATGTCGAAATGGCGCGTTTCAACCTGTCCGGTGGTGCTGAATATGCCAACCAGTGTTCACTGCTGTTTGCTGAATTAGTCAGAGAAGACAGCGGTTGGAAGCTTAACGCTATCGGTGAACCATCACCTTCAGACAGCTTTGTATCATATCTGAAGGACTACGTTTAA
- a CDS encoding TerD family protein → MGVSLSKGGNVSLSKADPQMTRVLIGLGWDDRSTDGADFDLDASAFLLSANGKVRGDNDFIFYNNLKSNCGSVEHTGDNRTGDGDGDDESLKINLASIPADVEKVVFTVTIHDAESRRQNFGQVANAFIRVVNELTNIEIARYDLSEDASTETAMVFGELYRHNGEFKFRAVGQGYAGGLAAMATQYGIQVG, encoded by the coding sequence ATGGGTGTTAGTTTATCAAAAGGCGGAAACGTATCGTTAAGCAAAGCCGATCCTCAAATGACTCGTGTACTTATTGGTTTAGGATGGGATGACCGTTCTACCGATGGCGCAGATTTTGATCTGGATGCTTCCGCGTTTTTGCTGTCTGCGAACGGTAAAGTTCGTGGTGATAATGATTTTATTTTCTATAACAACCTGAAATCTAACTGTGGTTCTGTTGAACATACTGGCGATAACCGTACCGGTGATGGCGATGGTGATGACGAATCATTGAAAATTAATTTGGCAAGTATCCCTGCTGATGTGGAAAAAGTAGTGTTTACCGTAACCATTCATGATGCAGAATCTCGCCGCCAAAATTTTGGTCAGGTAGCTAACGCATTTATTCGTGTTGTGAATGAGCTAACCAATATTGAAATTGCACGTTACGACCTGAGCGAAGATGCTTCAACCGAAACGGCCATGGTGTTCGGTGAGCTGTATCGTCATAACGGCGAGTTTAAGTTTAGAGCGGTAGGTCAGGGTTATGCCGGTGGTCTGGCAGCAATGGCTACCCAATATGGTATTCAGGTTGGCTAA
- a CDS encoding helix-hairpin-helix domain-containing protein, with translation MANIITCKTVDGKTVQYVDNIIGSGAMKDVYFSPDKSYVVAFYKTQQDAQAVDRIQMITGRFKQSIFEQVGGEYWKDLFCWPTDMIEHNGKLGIVVPTYQSHFFFKYGSKNDDFLAIKGREKEGKWFASANNQNKFLDPRERGNTLNYLKVCILLARAVRRMHAAGLCHSDLSYKNVLIDPEQGHACVIDIDGLVVPGKYPPDVVGTPDFIAPEVVKTSHLPKEDKNRFLPSILTDRHALSVLIYMYLFYRHPLRGGKIHDIDDELRDESLSMGEKALFIENPTDRSNAVKMNQVKASSLPWADTNKLPYTLMGPYLSALFEKAFITGLHEPSKRPTADEWETALVKTVDLIQPCQNQACEQKWYVFSGKTQPCCPYCGTPYKGKLPILNLYSSRKEGSFRPDDHRLMVWTGQSIYQWHVNRLIAPNERTTAEQKKRVGYFQFHNNQWWLVNEGIKELLVLPDKRQIAIGDKLELTDGLQFVLSTEEGGRLVVVQMVDN, from the coding sequence ATGGCAAATATCATTACTTGTAAAACTGTAGACGGTAAAACCGTACAGTATGTCGACAACATCATTGGCTCCGGCGCCATGAAAGATGTCTATTTTTCTCCTGATAAGTCCTATGTTGTAGCTTTCTACAAAACCCAGCAAGATGCACAGGCTGTCGATCGTATTCAGATGATTACCGGCAGATTTAAACAAAGCATCTTTGAGCAAGTTGGTGGAGAGTACTGGAAAGACTTATTCTGCTGGCCAACCGATATGATTGAACATAATGGCAAGTTGGGAATTGTCGTTCCGACTTATCAAAGCCATTTCTTTTTCAAATATGGTTCAAAAAATGACGATTTTCTTGCCATTAAGGGAAGAGAGAAAGAAGGTAAATGGTTCGCCAGCGCTAACAACCAGAACAAATTCCTCGATCCCCGTGAACGAGGTAATACCCTGAATTATTTGAAGGTCTGTATTCTTCTGGCACGAGCAGTACGCCGAATGCACGCTGCCGGGCTATGCCACAGCGATCTTAGCTACAAAAATGTGCTGATTGACCCGGAACAGGGTCATGCCTGCGTCATCGATATTGATGGTCTGGTAGTTCCCGGTAAATATCCACCTGACGTGGTGGGTACACCTGACTTTATCGCACCTGAAGTGGTGAAGACCAGTCACCTGCCAAAGGAAGACAAAAACCGCTTCCTGCCGAGTATTTTGACTGACCGTCATGCCCTGTCAGTGCTGATCTATATGTATCTGTTTTATCGGCATCCGCTGCGCGGCGGCAAAATTCATGACATTGACGATGAACTGCGTGATGAATCCCTTTCCATGGGTGAAAAAGCGCTGTTCATTGAAAACCCAACTGACCGCAGCAATGCGGTAAAAATGAATCAGGTTAAGGCTTCTTCACTGCCCTGGGCTGATACCAATAAACTGCCTTACACCCTGATGGGACCTTATCTGTCAGCGCTGTTTGAGAAGGCATTTATTACCGGCCTGCATGAACCATCGAAAAGACCAACTGCAGATGAATGGGAAACCGCACTGGTTAAAACCGTTGACCTGATTCAGCCATGCCAGAACCAAGCCTGTGAGCAGAAATGGTATGTTTTCTCCGGAAAGACCCAACCCTGTTGCCCCTATTGCGGAACGCCATACAAAGGTAAGTTACCGATTTTGAATCTGTATTCATCTCGTAAAGAGGGCTCGTTCCGACCTGATGATCATCGCCTGATGGTATGGACCGGACAGTCAATTTATCAGTGGCACGTCAATCGTCTGATTGCACCGAATGAACGTACCACCGCAGAACAGAAGAAGCGGGTTGGTTACTTTCAGTTCCATAACAATCAATGGTGGCTGGTGAATGAAGGCATTAAAGAGCTATTGGTTCTGCCGGACAAACGCCAAATTGCTATTGGCGACAAGCTGGAACTCACCGATGGACTTCAGTTTGTGCTGTCAACGGAAGAAGGTGGCAGACTGGTAGTGGTTCAAATGGTAGATAATTAA
- a CDS encoding tellurite resistance TerB family protein codes for MLDKLKAVIQSGKETLTKEIGKFKNRAFMEATVAGCALVAAADGTVSSEEKQKMATFIKNSDELKVFDMADVIAFFNKTVSSFEFDHAIGEAEALKTVGKLRTNVDAARLMIRVCIAVGASDGNFDESEQKVVRQMAKELNLDPQDFGL; via the coding sequence ATGTTAGACAAATTAAAGGCAGTGATTCAGTCTGGTAAAGAGACGCTGACTAAAGAGATCGGTAAATTTAAAAACCGTGCTTTTATGGAAGCAACCGTAGCAGGTTGTGCTTTAGTTGCTGCTGCGGATGGTACGGTAAGCAGTGAAGAAAAACAGAAAATGGCAACCTTTATCAAAAACTCGGATGAGTTAAAAGTTTTTGATATGGCTGATGTTATTGCCTTTTTCAATAAAACAGTTTCCAGCTTTGAGTTTGACCACGCGATTGGTGAAGCTGAAGCATTAAAAACAGTAGGCAAACTGCGTACTAACGTTGATGCGGCTCGTTTAATGATTCGAGTTTGTATTGCTGTTGGTGCCAGTGATGGTAATTTCGACGAATCTGAACAGAAAGTGGTTCGACAAATGGCAAAAGAACTGAACCTTGATCCGCAAGATTTTGGTCTGTAA
- a CDS encoding TerD family protein — protein sequence MKELVAGGNTSVPSSILKVKIISGKAADVSAYRLYDNDKVSGDTDMVFYGQKTNDDGSVSLLEEGQTSIFEVNLPKVKASVKKITFALTCDNNDTIQALSKLAIQVECNNEVMIVANVGMSGRAEAALILGELYRRNDEWKFRFIDQGFNGGLKPLAEHFGVEVNADEAPVAPPSPPPAPAPAPSPAASTGQSSVNLSKISLTKESPRVSLSKKDDFGLIRVNLNWNQKTESKGFLNNLLGANKAIDLDLGAFVRLKDDDKWVIQALGNSFGYFDSDPYVELQGDDRTGAVTDGEWLHINGSQWKNIDEVLVFAFIYKGVPNWAQTDGVVTIHMPGQGPIETRLTEGQNRNGMCAIARLVNHNGSINIERINQYFSGHKDMDNAFRWGFRWAAGSK from the coding sequence GTGAAAGAATTAGTTGCAGGAGGCAATACCTCCGTCCCATCATCGATTTTAAAAGTCAAAATCATCTCTGGTAAAGCAGCGGATGTTTCTGCTTATCGGTTGTATGACAACGATAAAGTATCTGGCGATACTGATATGGTGTTCTACGGTCAGAAAACCAATGATGATGGCAGCGTGAGTTTGTTAGAGGAAGGACAAACCTCCATTTTTGAAGTGAATTTACCTAAGGTTAAAGCGTCGGTTAAGAAAATTACCTTTGCTCTTACCTGCGATAATAACGACACTATCCAGGCACTGAGTAAGCTGGCGATTCAGGTTGAATGCAATAATGAAGTGATGATTGTTGCTAACGTGGGAATGTCCGGTCGTGCGGAAGCTGCGTTAATTCTGGGTGAGTTATATCGCCGTAATGATGAATGGAAGTTCCGCTTTATCGATCAGGGATTCAACGGTGGCTTAAAGCCGCTGGCAGAGCACTTTGGTGTTGAAGTCAATGCTGATGAAGCACCTGTCGCTCCGCCATCGCCACCACCTGCTCCTGCTCCTGCGCCTTCTCCTGCCGCATCCACGGGGCAGTCGAGTGTAAACTTAAGTAAAATCTCATTAACCAAAGAAAGCCCTCGGGTTAGTCTCAGTAAGAAAGATGATTTTGGACTGATTCGGGTTAATTTAAACTGGAATCAGAAAACGGAAAGTAAAGGCTTTTTGAATAACCTGCTGGGTGCCAATAAGGCTATTGATTTAGATTTAGGTGCTTTTGTTCGTCTGAAAGATGATGATAAGTGGGTAATACAGGCATTAGGGAATTCCTTTGGTTATTTTGATTCGGACCCTTATGTTGAACTACAAGGGGACGATCGAACCGGGGCTGTCACCGATGGTGAATGGCTACATATCAACGGTTCACAATGGAAGAATATAGATGAAGTTCTGGTGTTTGCCTTTATTTATAAAGGGGTACCTAACTGGGCTCAAACGGATGGTGTGGTTACCATACATATGCCGGGTCAGGGACCAATCGAAACGCGTTTAACGGAAGGCCAGAACAGAAATGGTATGTGTGCGATAGCTCGCTTGGTTAACCATAACGGGTCTATCAACATTGAACGTATTAACCAATATTTCAGCGGACATAAGGATATGGATAATGCCTTCCGTTGGGGCTTTCGCTGGGCTGCTGGTTCAAAATGA
- a CDS encoding TerY-C metal binding domain-containing protein, which yields MRRLPIFFVLDCSESMIGENLKKLNDGLQMIISDLKRDPHALETVYISVIAFAGIAKTIAPLVEVVSFYPPRLPLGGGTSLGGALDELAYQIDRNVIKTTADRKGDWKPIVYLLTDGRPTDNYTDTVKRWKEQYSKKANLIAIGLGQSADLNILRQLTDNVLLFEDTQEGDFTKFVKWITASVVAHSRSVGEEPPPLLSKTDEIVRLAKDEVARAYDDSCVTLVGRCNKTERPYLIKYERPNVNTSSLNFKLNLNRFNLTGCFPIDEDYFSWSDNSVSTLQVNTSELEGVPGCPHCGNSTAFAVCGCGKLICVNGPEVVNCPWCKQTIKFNDHGSDHDFDVNRGKG from the coding sequence ATGAGAAGACTTCCCATTTTTTTCGTTCTCGATTGCTCCGAATCGATGATTGGAGAAAATCTGAAAAAGCTCAATGATGGTCTGCAAATGATCATTAGCGATCTAAAACGAGATCCCCACGCGCTGGAAACGGTTTATATCTCCGTTATCGCCTTTGCCGGTATAGCTAAAACCATTGCACCATTGGTTGAGGTGGTTTCATTTTATCCACCAAGATTACCTCTTGGCGGTGGAACCTCCCTTGGTGGTGCGCTTGATGAACTGGCCTATCAAATCGACCGCAATGTAATAAAAACTACCGCCGACCGCAAAGGGGACTGGAAACCTATTGTTTATTTACTGACTGATGGTCGCCCTACGGATAATTACACCGACACGGTTAAACGCTGGAAAGAACAGTACTCGAAAAAAGCCAACCTGATTGCTATTGGCCTTGGCCAGTCTGCGGACCTCAACATACTACGTCAGTTAACCGATAACGTATTGCTATTTGAAGATACCCAAGAGGGTGACTTCACTAAATTTGTAAAATGGATCACCGCCTCGGTGGTAGCCCACAGCCGTAGCGTTGGTGAAGAGCCGCCTCCACTATTGTCTAAAACCGATGAAATTGTGCGTTTAGCCAAAGATGAAGTGGCACGCGCTTATGATGATTCATGTGTAACGCTGGTGGGTCGTTGTAATAAAACAGAACGTCCATATCTGATCAAATATGAGCGTCCTAACGTTAATACCTCATCACTTAATTTTAAGCTAAATCTTAATCGCTTTAACTTAACCGGCTGCTTCCCCATTGATGAAGATTACTTCTCGTGGAGCGATAACTCAGTATCGACTCTGCAAGTTAACACCTCAGAACTGGAAGGCGTACCTGGTTGCCCACACTGTGGTAACTCAACGGCTTTTGCCGTTTGCGGTTGTGGAAAGTTAATCTGCGTTAATGGCCCGGAAGTGGTCAATTGCCCGTGGTGCAAACAGACCATTAAGTTTAACGATCACGGTAGCGACCATGATTTTGACGTAAACAGAGGGAAAGGCTAA
- a CDS encoding vWA domain-containing protein — MRRLPVYILLDTSGSMRGEPIHSVNVGIQAMLNALKQDPYALESVHISIITFDNEAREHIPLTALENFQFTDIEVPSAGGTFMGAGLELLIELVDRDVKRSTEDQKGDWRPLVFLMTDGSPSDAYAYTQAIGEIKKRPFGSIIACAAGPKAKHEYLTQLTDQVVSLDTLDSTAFSSFFKWVSASVSIGSSSAGIADTQSTLPPPPPEIQLVL; from the coding sequence ATGAGAAGGCTACCCGTCTATATTTTGCTGGATACATCGGGCTCAATGCGTGGGGAGCCTATTCATTCAGTCAATGTTGGCATTCAGGCCATGCTCAATGCGCTTAAGCAAGATCCTTATGCATTAGAAAGCGTGCATATTTCGATTATCACCTTTGATAACGAAGCCAGAGAGCATATCCCACTGACCGCACTGGAAAACTTCCAGTTTACTGACATTGAAGTACCCAGTGCCGGTGGAACCTTTATGGGTGCGGGTCTTGAATTACTGATTGAACTGGTAGACCGCGACGTTAAGCGTTCAACCGAAGATCAAAAAGGTGACTGGCGACCGCTGGTATTCCTGATGACCGACGGTAGTCCATCGGATGCTTATGCCTATACTCAGGCAATTGGCGAAATCAAGAAACGTCCTTTTGGTTCAATTATCGCCTGTGCCGCAGGACCTAAAGCCAAACATGAGTATCTGACCCAGCTAACCGATCAAGTGGTTTCTCTCGATACATTAGATTCCACTGCCTTTTCCAGCTTCTTCAAATGGGTATCGGCAAGCGTTTCCATTGGTAGCAGTAGTGCAGGGATTGCAGACACACAAAGTACCCTCCCTCCTCCTCCTCCGGAAATTCAACTGGTTCTGTAA
- a CDS encoding PP2C family serine/threonine-protein phosphatase, whose amino-acid sequence MTNNTRALLTAGLSNVTPRLSELELSHLEKQAEIQHILSRFSQELNEKVQQLNAPPPLSPESIDQAEPVSKTTSVDEIMPAATESDITADNNPPTTFAQNDNEAPLEIALVAEDIIICINSEANTAAEMSEPPPTEVAVPISPLRPGQVPVQSAVPATAPKEASMPKVNFAFANARVGTAYLSRIDASSHYGEPVTVQEIKFSHDIGISFNPETQELYGTPSIDGDYQLFIKWTIDGKSSHTSEALMIVNPDPRSLWKIIEPPADDKYFKSNTDHQMIDQDGVKIAAASRRGRSHEHVGSFRDDDFFISHDSETDWSIMIVADGAGSAQNSRRGSQLASQTAGSYLSKQMQGELGQKLKSLIQDWQPESQKQIGPLFSDLYRNAAKLAVNAIESEAIDMAQTTKSYSTTLLATVSIRINDELFAAAFWMGDGAIAAYGPVGKVRLLGMPDSGEYAGQTRFLDNDAINDSSFNNRIMIGKWTEITHLILMTDGVSDPYFETDNGLISSDKWDLLVNEILPCLQSDQAAEKLTEWLNFFSPGNHDDRTIAVSW is encoded by the coding sequence ATGACAAATAATACGCGAGCGCTGCTGACTGCTGGACTAAGCAATGTAACGCCACGTTTATCTGAACTCGAACTCAGCCATCTGGAAAAACAGGCTGAGATTCAGCACATACTCAGTCGCTTCAGTCAGGAGCTGAATGAAAAAGTTCAGCAACTTAATGCACCACCGCCCCTGTCTCCAGAGTCAATTGATCAAGCTGAACCCGTTTCGAAAACCACGTCAGTGGATGAAATAATGCCAGCGGCAACAGAGAGTGATATCACTGCAGATAATAATCCTCCTACCACATTCGCTCAAAATGACAACGAAGCGCCACTGGAAATCGCTCTGGTTGCTGAAGACATTATCATCTGCATTAATTCAGAGGCTAACACAGCAGCAGAAATGAGCGAGCCACCTCCCACCGAGGTCGCGGTACCAATTTCACCACTGAGACCGGGGCAGGTTCCCGTTCAGTCTGCTGTTCCGGCCACAGCACCTAAAGAGGCATCAATGCCAAAAGTTAATTTTGCCTTCGCCAATGCCAGAGTGGGTACTGCCTATCTCTCCAGAATTGACGCCAGCAGCCATTACGGTGAACCAGTGACTGTCCAGGAAATTAAGTTTAGCCATGATATTGGCATTAGCTTTAATCCTGAAACTCAGGAGTTATACGGTACACCAAGCATTGATGGTGATTATCAGCTGTTTATCAAATGGACTATCGATGGGAAATCATCCCACACCTCAGAAGCATTAATGATTGTTAATCCCGATCCACGCAGCCTGTGGAAAATCATCGAGCCACCGGCAGACGATAAGTATTTTAAATCCAACACTGATCATCAAATGATCGATCAGGATGGGGTTAAAATTGCCGCCGCCAGCCGTCGCGGTCGTTCTCATGAACATGTTGGTTCATTCAGAGACGATGACTTTTTTATCTCTCATGATAGCGAAACCGACTGGAGCATTATGATCGTCGCCGATGGTGCCGGTAGTGCTCAAAACTCGCGACGTGGTTCACAGCTGGCCTCACAGACGGCGGGAAGCTATCTGAGTAAGCAAATGCAGGGCGAACTGGGGCAAAAGTTGAAATCCCTGATTCAAGACTGGCAGCCTGAGTCACAAAAACAGATCGGTCCCCTGTTCTCTGACCTATACAGAAATGCAGCTAAACTGGCGGTGAATGCCATCGAAAGCGAAGCTATCGATATGGCCCAGACCACCAAGTCTTACTCCACCACGCTGCTGGCAACGGTGTCTATTCGTATCAATGATGAACTGTTTGCTGCGGCATTCTGGATGGGCGATGGCGCTATTGCTGCTTACGGCCCGGTTGGAAAAGTGCGTTTACTGGGAATGCCGGACAGCGGCGAATACGCCGGTCAGACTCGTTTTCTGGATAACGATGCAATTAATGACAGCAGCTTTAATAACCGCATTATGATTGGAAAATGGACTGAAATTACCCATCTGATACTGATGACCGATGGCGTATCTGATCCCTATTTTGAAACGGATAACGGACTGATCTCCAGCGATAAGTGGGATCTTCTGGTTAATGAAATTCTACCTTGCCTTCAATCTGACCAAGCCGCAGAGAAACTCACAGAGTGGTTAAATTTCTTCTCGCCGGGTAATCATGACGATCGCACCATAGCTGTTAGCTGGTAA